The DNA sequence ACCCCGTTGGGTAAATGTACACAACTAGTACGAGCCTTGCCGAAATCCTCCCTCAGATCGTTCAAAGTTCATGCCTCCTAGCGAGAATGTTGCATGAACCTCTAGGATGCGCAAATGGTCATCGTAAGGTTTGGTCAGGATTGGGAAGTAGGCAGTTGAAAAGTATTCAATCATCTCGCAAAACGCTTATCTTGTTCAAACCGATTCAATAGCGGCTGGTTGGCTCGCCTTATCCTTGAATTCTATCATTCACCCCTATGGCCTCAACAAACTTTCTGACTGCTGAATGGAATGACCTCCTGCTGGCCAACTATGCCGTGGACCCGGCAATCCTCCAGCCTCACGTTCCCATTGGAACCGAGCTGGATCTCTATGAGGGAGTCGCCTATGTCAGTTTGGTGGCTTTTCGGTTTGAGGATACCCGGCTTTTGGGGATTCCAATTCCGTTCCATATCAATTTCGAGGAAGTGAATCTCCGCTTCTATGTCAAGGCTTTTCAGGATGGCGAATGGAAGCGCGGGGTGGTATTTGTGAAGGAAATCGTTCCGAAGCCTGCCATTGCCTGGGTGGCTAATGTAGTGTATCGGGAGCCTTATGTCACTCGCCGGATGGATCACAAGCTCGAAATGTCGGAGGATCATCGCACCATCCAATATCGCTGGAAGGAAGGGCAGGAATGGCAGGAAATCAGCGCTGTAGCCGATGCCCAATCTGTTCCGCTTTATTCGGTAGATCCCGCTGCTACTTTCATCACGGAGCATTACTGGGGATATACCAAATGGAGCGATCGTAAGACCACAGGATATGAGGTCGTGCATCCCAGTTGGGAGGTGTTTCCGATTCGTCAGTACCGCATATCCGTGGATGTTGCAGCTACCTACGGCCCCCAATGGGCAGAGGCCATGCCTTCCAGTCCAGATTCGGTCTTCTGGGCT is a window from the Pontibacter sp. G13 genome containing:
- a CDS encoding DUF2071 domain-containing protein, coding for MASTNFLTAEWNDLLLANYAVDPAILQPHVPIGTELDLYEGVAYVSLVAFRFEDTRLLGIPIPFHINFEEVNLRFYVKAFQDGEWKRGVVFVKEIVPKPAIAWVANVVYREPYVTRRMDHKLEMSEDHRTIQYRWKEGQEWQEISAVADAQSVPLYSVDPAATFITEHYWGYTKWSDRKTTGYEVVHPSWEVFPIRQYRISVDVAATYGPQWAEAMPSSPDSVFWAQGSEVAVRSGFTLTEGAKSSPV